A window from Streptomyces sp. NBC_00335 encodes these proteins:
- a CDS encoding EamA family transporter: MRPMHTALAVLVAAVWGFNFVVIEFGLGSFPPLLLSALRFLVAALPAVFFVGRPKVAWKWIIAVGVVLGIAKFGLLFTGMDNGMPAGLSSLVLQAQAVFTAVFAAVVLKERPGRLRIAGMTVAFAGIAVAAVDEGASGPVLGFTMVIAAAACWGVSNVLTRKASPPDALNFMVWVSVVPVLPLAGLSLLLEGPERDLAALRGLDWSGVGVILYLAWITTVFGFGAWGFLLRTYPASSVAPFSLLVPVFGMSSAALVLGEGVSGLRWIAAVLLVGGVAVTSLVPPKPRPAAAPEAEAGTGGEAEAAAKGPQAAEVSGPASAPAAAAAPARGAGPVPLPASGGR; the protein is encoded by the coding sequence ATGCGACCCATGCACACTGCCCTCGCGGTCCTCGTAGCCGCGGTCTGGGGTTTCAACTTCGTCGTCATCGAGTTCGGGCTCGGCTCGTTCCCTCCGCTGCTGCTGTCCGCCCTGCGCTTCCTGGTCGCGGCCCTGCCGGCGGTGTTCTTCGTCGGGCGGCCCAAGGTGGCGTGGAAGTGGATCATCGCGGTCGGCGTGGTCCTCGGCATCGCGAAGTTCGGGCTGCTGTTCACCGGGATGGACAACGGGATGCCGGCCGGGCTGTCCTCGCTGGTCCTCCAGGCGCAGGCGGTGTTCACGGCCGTGTTCGCGGCCGTCGTACTGAAGGAACGGCCGGGCCGGCTGCGGATCGCGGGCATGACCGTGGCCTTCGCGGGGATCGCGGTGGCCGCCGTGGACGAGGGCGCCTCCGGGCCGGTGCTGGGCTTCACGATGGTGATCGCGGCCGCCGCGTGCTGGGGCGTGTCCAACGTGCTGACCCGCAAGGCCTCCCCGCCCGACGCGCTGAACTTCATGGTGTGGGTGAGCGTGGTGCCGGTGCTGCCGCTGGCGGGGCTCTCGCTCCTGCTGGAGGGCCCGGAGCGGGACCTGGCGGCGCTGCGCGGACTCGACTGGAGCGGGGTCGGGGTCATCCTGTACCTCGCCTGGATCACCACGGTGTTCGGGTTCGGGGCGTGGGGGTTCCTGCTGCGCACCTATCCCGCTTCCTCGGTCGCCCCCTTCTCGCTGCTGGTGCCGGTCTTCGGGATGAGCTCGGCGGCGCTGGTGCTGGGGGAGGGCGTGAGCGGGCTGCGCTGGATCGCGGCCGTCCTGCTGGTCGGCGGGGTGGCGGTGACCTCGCTGGTGCCCCCGAAGCCCCGGCCCGCGGCGGCGCCGGAAGCGGAGGCGGGAACCGGGGGGGAAGCGGAGGCTGCGGCGAAGGGGCCGCAGGCCGCGGAGGTGTCCGGCCCGGCGTCGGCGCCCGCGGCCGCGGCGGCGCCCGCACGTGGCGCCGGCCCGGTTCCGCTTCCGGCGTCGGGCGGTCGCTAG
- a CDS encoding LysR family transcriptional regulator, which produces MLDLSRLRALHAVSVHGSVGAAAAALGYTPSAVSQQIAKLERETRTTLLERHGRGVALTEEAKLLAATAQQLMDISEQAETALEESRGQPIGRLRVAAFASAARGLLPGVLADLAQRHPALEVRLTEINPHLSMDLVSRGVTDLAVTHDWDIAPLPAPEGVEQAVIGDDRCDLLVPAGHPFTSRTVIHRSDLGGQRWVCQPPGRVCHDWLVRTLRTAGFEPDITHVAEENHTIVSLVAAGLGVAVVPRLGTGTLPPGAVAVPLEPGPVRRLYALWRTGAARRPAITEAVRTLREHWPRVAPRTGDSASVPRSEGPAPQ; this is translated from the coding sequence ATGCTCGACCTCTCCCGGCTGCGCGCCCTGCACGCCGTCTCCGTCCACGGCTCGGTCGGCGCGGCCGCGGCCGCCCTCGGGTACACCCCCTCCGCCGTCTCCCAGCAGATCGCCAAGCTGGAACGGGAAACCCGCACCACCCTCCTCGAACGCCACGGCCGCGGGGTCGCCCTCACCGAGGAGGCCAAGCTGCTGGCCGCGACGGCCCAGCAGCTGATGGACATCTCGGAGCAGGCGGAGACCGCGCTGGAGGAGTCCCGCGGCCAGCCCATCGGCCGACTGCGGGTCGCCGCCTTCGCCTCGGCCGCCCGCGGTCTGCTCCCCGGGGTCCTGGCGGACCTGGCCCAGCGTCACCCGGCCCTGGAGGTACGGCTCACCGAGATCAATCCGCACCTGTCGATGGACCTGGTCTCGCGCGGGGTCACCGACCTGGCCGTGACCCACGACTGGGACATCGCCCCGCTGCCCGCCCCCGAGGGCGTGGAGCAGGCGGTGATCGGCGACGACCGCTGCGACCTCCTCGTGCCCGCCGGGCACCCCTTCACCTCCCGGACCGTCATCCACCGCTCCGACCTGGGCGGGCAGCGCTGGGTCTGCCAGCCGCCCGGCCGGGTCTGCCACGACTGGCTGGTGCGGACCCTGCGCACGGCCGGGTTCGAGCCCGACATCACGCACGTCGCCGAGGAGAACCACACCATCGTCTCGCTGGTCGCCGCCGGGCTCGGGGTGGCCGTCGTACCGCGGCTGGGCACCGGGACGCTGCCGCCCGGCGCGGTGGCCGTACCGCTGGAGCCGGGCCCCGTACGCCGGTTGTACGCCCTGTGGCGGACCGGGGCGGCCCGCCGGCCCGCGATCACCGAGGCCGTACGGACGCTGCGCGAACACTGGCCCCGAGTGGCACCCCGTACGGGGGACTCCGCGAGTGTCCCCCGCTCCGAGGGCCCCGCCCCGCAGTAG
- a CDS encoding helix-turn-helix transcriptional regulator, translating to MTTEEIEAAAASLDTLGLLSKCPGTEIYTPYPVDHARIKVLNPAQHSLNETQTFLDQLRGDLDLLTLTTAHLKDDTALELVPGVGDVRKLIAGLAVGCRTEVMTSQPGGARDTEVLQESLERTERLLERGVRMRTLYQHTARFSPATASFVGRVAPLGAEVCTLAHGFPRCIIFDKEVAILPLSDGSHGAAVSKNSHLVSFLVEAFERAWSAAEKFTSDDDRPARAAITSDIQQTIVSLLIQGESDNRIAHVVGISLRNCQRHIANIMKSIGARNRLHAGYLLGKEPFNGV from the coding sequence ATGACCACCGAGGAAATAGAGGCGGCCGCGGCTTCCCTGGACACCTTGGGACTGCTCAGCAAGTGCCCCGGGACCGAGATCTACACCCCGTACCCCGTGGACCACGCGCGCATCAAGGTCCTCAACCCCGCGCAGCACAGCCTGAACGAGACCCAGACCTTCCTCGATCAACTGCGCGGGGATCTCGATCTATTGACCCTCACCACGGCGCACCTGAAGGACGACACGGCACTGGAGTTGGTACCGGGCGTAGGGGACGTCCGCAAACTCATCGCCGGTCTCGCGGTCGGCTGCCGCACCGAGGTCATGACCTCCCAGCCCGGAGGGGCCCGGGACACGGAGGTGCTCCAGGAAAGCCTGGAGCGCACGGAACGACTGCTGGAGCGCGGGGTCCGGATGCGGACCCTGTACCAGCACACGGCCCGGTTCAGCCCGGCCACGGCCTCCTTCGTCGGGCGGGTCGCACCGCTCGGGGCGGAGGTGTGCACGCTCGCGCACGGTTTTCCGCGCTGCATCATCTTCGACAAGGAGGTGGCGATCTTGCCGCTTTCCGACGGATCCCACGGAGCGGCAGTATCGAAAAATAGCCACCTTGTCTCATTTCTTGTGGAGGCTTTCGAGCGGGCCTGGAGCGCGGCCGAGAAATTCACCTCGGACGATGATCGGCCGGCGCGCGCGGCCATTACCTCCGACATTCAGCAGACCATCGTCTCGCTGCTCATTCAGGGTGAATCGGACAACCGAATAGCGCATGTGGTCGGCATATCGTTGCGGAATTGCCAACGCCACATTGCGAACATCATGAAGAGCATCGGAGCCCGCAACCGGCTGCACGCCGGATATCTGCTGGGCAAGGAGCCTTTCAACGGCGTCTGA